Within the Bacillus solimangrovi genome, the region TATAAAGGGTCACTTATTACATGTCAACAATCGCAACAAGTCCTTCTTCAACTTATTATAGGTTGGGAAAACTGGGCAATATCATTGCGGTAGCAAGTGTCAGTTTTGACCAAGCTGGTTCAACTAACTATCAGTAGGGGATTAAGAAAAACCTCCACTGATGGTTAGTTTTTGCTTAATAGGATACTAAACAAATTTACTTGATATTTACGCAATTTCCTAAATGAAATGTCATTCACCATCTTTAATTTGTTCTTCAAGAATGAACAGTTTTATATGATTAGTTAAATTATTTTGAACGTTAGTGATAGGACGCCCAATTAGAAGAATCTTTGCACGTTCGGAGACTAAATTCTCTTTTTTCATTTCTTCCAAGGAATATTCTAGTGATTGTGTAAAATAAATATTGTATGTAATGGCGACGTCATGCATTCTTTTTAAGTTTTCAGGGGGAACTAAACTATTGAAGAACTCGATCTCTTCTTTCATTTTCTCAACTCTATCTTGAATAAGGTTGATCTTCGACAAATCACTCTCACTATTT harbors:
- a CDS encoding DUF6376 family protein; the encoded protein is MRKTVSLLLVLLLIVGCTNENVPTKDYFVGTEEYLHEINSFKKDIPELVQNSESDLSKINLIQDRVEKMKEEIEFFNSLVPPENLKRMHDVAITYNIYFTQSLEYSLEEMKKENLVSERAKILLIGRPITNVQNNLTNHIKLFILEEQIKDGE